One Paraburkholderia sp. IMGN_8 DNA window includes the following coding sequences:
- a CDS encoding amidase: protein MNEFIQILSLGGTGPSIAIKDTIDIAGFATTAASRALADAAPAQRHAEVVERLLAAGWHIVGKANMHELAFGMTGINDYTGTPLNPQDTTRIPGGSSSGSAAAVGLKLADAALGTDTGGSIRGPAACCGVIGLKPTYGRVSRRGVAPRESTLDCVGPFAREMHMIVAAMQAISADFDAHAARPLPGSCNVGIVQVDAMPEISSAVARAADQAGFSSRSIELDGLSDAFDAGLSVINVETSRAFGHLVETGKLGADLDARLRAAAKTTAAQLAIAEQIRRRFTAAVDHALAGVDVLILPTLPALPITLDEARGGTSVIAMSSLIRPFNLSGHPALSLPLPIDGSSLKAGLQIVGRKGADEQVCAIAARFETALAA from the coding sequence ATGAACGAGTTTATCCAGATCTTGTCGTTAGGCGGCACGGGTCCGAGCATTGCGATCAAGGACACCATCGATATCGCCGGCTTCGCAACCACCGCCGCGAGCCGCGCGCTTGCCGATGCCGCGCCCGCGCAGCGGCACGCGGAAGTAGTCGAACGGCTGCTCGCGGCCGGCTGGCATATCGTCGGCAAAGCGAACATGCATGAGCTTGCGTTCGGCATGACGGGTATCAACGACTACACCGGCACGCCTCTCAATCCGCAAGACACCACGCGCATTCCTGGCGGTTCGTCGAGCGGCTCGGCGGCGGCCGTCGGTTTGAAGCTCGCCGACGCCGCGCTCGGCACCGACACCGGCGGCTCGATTCGCGGCCCTGCTGCATGTTGCGGCGTGATCGGCTTGAAGCCGACGTACGGCCGTGTCTCGCGCCGCGGCGTCGCGCCGCGTGAATCGACGCTCGATTGCGTCGGACCGTTCGCGCGCGAGATGCACATGATCGTCGCGGCGATGCAGGCTATCTCAGCGGACTTCGACGCGCATGCCGCGCGGCCTTTGCCAGGCTCGTGCAACGTCGGCATCGTGCAGGTCGATGCAATGCCTGAGATCAGCAGCGCCGTTGCGCGCGCCGCGGATCAAGCGGGATTCTCTTCGCGTTCGATCGAACTCGACGGCCTCAGCGACGCTTTCGATGCGGGACTCTCGGTCATCAACGTGGAAACCTCGCGTGCGTTCGGTCATCTGGTGGAGACCGGCAAGCTCGGCGCCGATCTCGACGCGCGGCTGCGCGCCGCGGCAAAGACGACCGCCGCGCAACTCGCTATAGCGGAACAAATACGCCGGCGATTCACCGCGGCGGTCGATCATGCGCTCGCCGGCGTCGATGTGCTGATCCTGCCCACGCTGCCCGCACTGCCGATTACGCTCGACGAAGCACGCGGCGGCACGTCGGTGATCGCGATGTCGTCGCTGATCCGGCCGTTCAATCTGAGCGGGCATCCGGCTTTGAGTCTGCCGTTGCCGATCGACGGTTCTTCGCTCAAGGCCGGCTTGCAGATCGTTGGGCGCAAAGGCGCGGATGAGCAGGTGTGCGCGATCGCGGCGCGTTTTGAAACCGCCCTCGCCGCTTGA
- a CDS encoding SDR family oxidoreductase yields MQNRVVLVTGAARGLGAAIATRFHAAGYAVAIGDIAFDAAQAFARDLSADGSSAFALNLDVTSKTSFETARDAILQRWGRIDALVNNAGASKVVPVMEITAEQFDQVINVNLRSVLFGCQVFGRHFTETGAGRIVNIASLAGQNGGSATGAHYAAAKGGVITLTKVFARDLGAAGVTVNAISPGPMDLPIVHESVAADKLKAVIANIPAGRLGSADYVADVAVMLAAENAYFANGACWDVNGGLFMR; encoded by the coding sequence ATGCAGAACAGAGTTGTACTCGTCACCGGCGCCGCGCGCGGTCTCGGCGCCGCTATCGCCACGCGCTTTCACGCGGCGGGTTATGCGGTCGCGATCGGCGACATCGCGTTCGATGCAGCACAAGCCTTTGCCCGCGACCTGAGCGCCGACGGTTCCAGCGCCTTCGCGTTGAATCTCGACGTGACCTCGAAAACCTCTTTCGAAACCGCACGCGATGCAATCCTGCAGCGCTGGGGCCGCATCGACGCGCTGGTCAACAATGCGGGCGCATCGAAAGTCGTGCCTGTGATGGAGATCACCGCCGAGCAATTCGATCAGGTCATCAACGTCAATCTGCGCAGCGTGCTGTTCGGCTGCCAGGTGTTCGGCCGGCATTTCACCGAAACGGGCGCGGGCCGCATCGTCAATATCGCATCGCTCGCGGGGCAAAACGGCGGCTCGGCCACCGGCGCGCACTATGCGGCGGCGAAAGGCGGCGTGATCACGCTGACCAAGGTGTTTGCGCGCGACCTCGGCGCGGCAGGCGTGACCGTCAACGCGATTTCACCCGGACCGATGGATTTGCCGATCGTTCATGAGAGCGTCGCGGCCGACAAGCTGAAGGCGGTGATCGCCAACATTCCCGCGGGACGTCTGGGATCGGCGGATTATGTCGCCGACGTCGCGGTGATGCTTGCCGCCGAGAATGCGTACTTCGCGAACGGCGCATGCTGGGATGTGAACGGCGGTTTGTTCATGCGCTAA
- a CDS encoding response regulator gives MLRQSPPAATLTPIVYIVDDDSGMRTSLAWLLESVGVKSVGFASASEFLNAFDPSVPACLVLDVRMPEQSGFDVQVELNRQDASLPIIFVSGHGDIPMSVRAMQNGAIDFVEKPYNSQQMLDRVQRALKLATQRHAVDQKRRELRKRIESLTAREKEVLRGVIDGKGSKRIATDLSISVKTVDVHRASIKDKLGAASIAMLVREVMAVWDHDAPAS, from the coding sequence ATGCTCCGCCAATCGCCACCTGCAGCAACCCTCACACCGATCGTCTATATCGTCGACGACGACAGCGGCATGCGTACGTCGCTTGCATGGTTGCTCGAATCGGTAGGCGTGAAATCGGTGGGATTCGCCAGCGCGAGCGAGTTTCTCAATGCGTTCGACCCCAGCGTGCCCGCCTGTCTGGTGCTCGACGTGCGCATGCCGGAGCAAAGCGGTTTCGACGTGCAAGTCGAATTGAACCGCCAGGACGCGAGCCTGCCAATCATTTTCGTCAGCGGTCACGGCGACATTCCAATGTCGGTGCGCGCCATGCAGAACGGCGCGATCGATTTCGTCGAGAAGCCCTACAACTCGCAGCAGATGCTCGACCGCGTGCAGCGCGCGTTGAAGCTCGCCACGCAACGCCATGCCGTCGATCAGAAGCGGCGCGAGTTGCGCAAGCGTATCGAGTCGCTGACGGCGCGCGAGAAGGAAGTGCTGCGTGGTGTGATCGATGGCAAGGGCAGCAAGCGTATTGCCACCGATCTGTCGATCAGCGTGAAGACCGTCGACGTGCACCGCGCGAGCATCAAGGACAAGCTCGGCGCGGCGTCGATTGCGATGCTGGTGCGCGAGGTGATGGCGGTGTGGGATCACGATGCGCCCGCGAGCTGA
- the hpaC gene encoding 4-hydroxyphenylacetate 3-monooxygenase, reductase component, with protein sequence MTSTPHPNPDADAKQQFRQAMAHLCAAVNVVTTAGPHGRCGVTASAVCSVTDTPPTLLVCLNRSSAMHATFEGNRHLCINVLPGEHELLARHFAGMTQVPMAERFGWPIWDDGTHGVPVLRDALASLQGEIVEMKEVGSHSVMFVKTARICVRTDGDGLIYFDRNFHRIKRSA encoded by the coding sequence ATGACGTCGACCCCACATCCCAACCCGGACGCCGATGCGAAGCAGCAGTTTCGTCAGGCCATGGCGCATCTGTGCGCGGCCGTCAATGTCGTCACGACGGCCGGCCCGCACGGACGCTGCGGCGTCACCGCGAGCGCCGTGTGCTCCGTGACCGATACGCCGCCGACGCTGCTGGTCTGCCTGAACCGCTCCAGCGCCATGCACGCGACCTTCGAAGGCAATCGCCATCTGTGCATCAACGTGCTGCCCGGCGAGCACGAGCTACTCGCGCGCCACTTCGCAGGCATGACCCAGGTGCCGATGGCAGAACGTTTCGGCTGGCCGATCTGGGACGACGGCACGCACGGCGTGCCTGTGCTGCGCGATGCATTAGCCAGCCTGCAAGGCGAAATCGTCGAAATGAAGGAAGTCGGCTCGCACTCGGTGATGTTCGTCAAGACTGCGCGCATTTGCGTGCGCACCGATGGCGATGGACTGATCTACTTCGACCGCAATTTTCATCGCATCAAGCGCTCGGCTTAG